The following coding sequences lie in one Spirosoma sp. KUDC1026 genomic window:
- a CDS encoding TonB-dependent receptor domain-containing protein, whose amino-acid sequence MKTIFLSLLVASSLTAAAQIPAGTTIPMGPGDTTRLNRRPAGPRPANMPGTPGDSVPQRQAPAQGGFSIDPATKGNGKISGVLIDSVSNKPVEFATIALLNPETNKPIDGTTTDVDGKFSMTKVAPGKYRLLYSFIGYKDKRSNLITIERGTEIDLRSIKISPDVRTLQEVNVVGQAAQIEEKVDRLVYNAERDITSKGGDASDILRKVPMLSVDMDGNVTLRGSSNIRVLINNKPSTIIASSIADALKQIPSDQIKTVEVITSPSAKYDAEGSGGIINIVLKKNNLQGATLNIDGGVGNRGTNLSLNGNYRTGKMGFSLGGFGRAEYNVKGSFYNDQTTRSYDLLTDTFSEPTRTVQSANTLSQRLFGNYQLGWDYDINKTTSLTASLRYGARNGIQNQYNLLTTTYRPSAYFPTQNDRNVETKDLSGTVDANLTFTKIYKPQKELSVLALFSRNNRTNNFVADILSNADFETITSRQRNDNLSYNQESNLQVDFQTPIKDNQLFEIGAKGVFRNVNSRYQYYLATGADGAYQTDNTRPSNTLIYDQNIAASYLSYTYSSKTKYTIKAGLRYEYTFVNARFSDESTGEADQIPNYGTLVPSVNISKALKGGKIIKLAYNRRIQRPGIQFLNPNTNYSNPTNITMGNPYLAPEFTDNVEFGTSTNIKGLYLNTTLFARRTTGEITAVREVTAVAGQGFGDVVNPVLQQGIITTYQNIGYQDAYGLNLFANGTLFKKLQIGGGIDLYHVNLTNNSDNPIYAASNSGWVVSGRINASMALGNGWAFQLFGGGRGNRVQLQGNQGGMYFYNVGMRKEFNDKRSSLGLAGENIFNHPFTQRTNLSSPILTQSSLNSFYNAGVRLTFSHRIGKMSVDGPRRRRGNGDDSDLKEGEGDQGTGGQGGGNGGNTGGGGGRPRGQR is encoded by the coding sequence ATGAAAACGATTTTCCTTTCTTTACTGGTTGCCAGTTCCCTGACCGCGGCTGCTCAGATTCCGGCAGGCACAACCATTCCAATGGGACCAGGCGATACAACCAGACTGAATCGACGCCCGGCAGGCCCCAGACCTGCTAATATGCCCGGTACGCCGGGCGACTCCGTGCCCCAGCGCCAGGCACCCGCGCAGGGAGGGTTCAGCATTGACCCCGCAACCAAAGGCAACGGTAAAATTTCGGGGGTGCTGATCGACTCAGTTAGTAACAAACCGGTTGAATTTGCCACGATCGCGCTGCTGAACCCGGAGACCAATAAGCCTATTGATGGAACAACCACCGACGTTGACGGCAAGTTTTCCATGACCAAGGTAGCTCCGGGAAAATACCGGCTGTTGTATTCCTTCATCGGCTACAAAGACAAACGCTCAAACCTGATCACCATCGAACGGGGAACCGAAATCGACCTGCGTTCGATAAAAATCAGCCCTGACGTTCGGACCCTCCAGGAAGTCAATGTAGTCGGCCAGGCCGCTCAGATTGAAGAAAAAGTTGACCGGCTCGTTTACAACGCCGAGCGGGATATTACGTCTAAAGGGGGCGATGCCAGCGACATTCTGCGGAAGGTGCCTATGCTCTCCGTTGATATGGATGGTAACGTGACCCTGCGCGGCAGCAGCAACATCCGGGTACTGATCAACAACAAGCCCAGCACGATTATTGCCAGCAGCATAGCCGACGCGCTGAAGCAAATCCCGTCGGACCAAATCAAAACAGTAGAAGTGATCACCAGCCCATCGGCCAAGTACGACGCTGAAGGATCGGGTGGGATTATCAATATTGTTTTGAAGAAGAACAACCTGCAGGGTGCTACCCTGAACATCGACGGGGGCGTGGGTAACCGCGGCACAAACCTGAGCCTGAACGGAAACTACCGGACGGGTAAAATGGGTTTCTCGCTGGGCGGTTTTGGCCGGGCCGAGTACAACGTAAAAGGCTCCTTTTATAACGACCAGACGACCCGTTCGTATGATTTGCTGACCGATACGTTCTCCGAACCTACCCGCACCGTTCAGTCGGCCAATACGCTGAGTCAGCGGCTGTTCGGCAACTACCAGCTCGGCTGGGATTACGACATCAACAAGACGACCTCCCTGACCGCCAGCCTGCGCTACGGTGCCCGGAACGGTATTCAGAACCAGTACAACTTATTGACGACGACCTACCGGCCCTCGGCGTATTTCCCAACCCAGAACGACCGGAACGTGGAAACCAAAGACCTCTCGGGTACGGTCGATGCCAACCTTACCTTCACGAAGATATACAAACCCCAGAAAGAACTCAGCGTGCTGGCCCTGTTCAGCCGCAACAACCGCACGAATAACTTCGTAGCTGACATTCTGAGCAACGCCGATTTCGAAACAATTACGTCGCGGCAGCGCAACGACAACCTGAGTTATAACCAGGAATCGAACCTGCAGGTCGACTTTCAGACACCCATTAAAGACAACCAGTTGTTCGAGATTGGCGCCAAAGGCGTATTCCGGAATGTAAACAGCCGCTACCAGTATTACCTGGCCACGGGGGCGGATGGTGCGTATCAGACTGATAATACCCGGCCGTCCAATACGCTGATCTACGACCAGAACATTGCGGCTTCGTACCTGTCTTATACGTATTCCAGCAAAACGAAATACACCATCAAGGCGGGGCTGCGCTACGAGTACACCTTTGTCAACGCTCGTTTCAGCGACGAATCGACGGGTGAAGCCGATCAGATTCCGAATTACGGAACGCTGGTGCCGAGCGTCAACATCTCGAAAGCGCTGAAAGGGGGTAAAATTATCAAGCTGGCGTACAATCGCCGGATTCAGCGGCCGGGTATTCAGTTTCTGAATCCGAACACGAATTACTCGAACCCAACTAACATTACGATGGGCAACCCGTACCTGGCCCCTGAATTTACGGACAATGTCGAGTTCGGTACCAGTACCAATATCAAAGGATTGTATCTGAACACAACGCTTTTTGCGCGCCGGACAACCGGCGAAATTACGGCCGTACGCGAAGTAACAGCCGTAGCGGGGCAAGGCTTTGGTGATGTAGTCAACCCGGTTTTGCAACAGGGCATCATAACGACCTACCAGAACATTGGCTATCAGGATGCATACGGCCTGAACCTGTTCGCGAACGGTACACTCTTCAAAAAATTACAGATTGGCGGAGGTATCGACCTTTACCATGTCAATCTTACCAATAACAGCGACAATCCGATCTACGCTGCCTCGAATTCAGGCTGGGTAGTAAGTGGCCGTATCAACGCCAGTATGGCACTGGGCAACGGCTGGGCCTTCCAGCTTTTCGGCGGTGGCCGGGGTAACCGGGTGCAGCTTCAGGGTAATCAGGGCGGCATGTACTTCTACAACGTTGGGATGCGTAAAGAATTCAACGACAAACGAAGCAGCCTTGGCCTGGCTGGTGAGAATATCTTCAACCACCCGTTCACGCAACGTACCAATCTGTCTTCGCCTATCCTGACCCAAAGCTCCCTGAACAGTTTTTACAACGCAGGTGTCCGGCTGACCTTTAGCCATCGAATTGGTAAGATGAGCGTCGATGGCCCACGGCGTCGGCGTGGTAACGGCGATGACAGCGACCTGAAAGAAGGCGAAGGCGACCAGGGAACTGGTGGCCAGGGCGGAGGTAATGGCGGCAACACCGGTGGAGGTGGCGGCCGACCCCGCGGCCAGCGCTAA
- a CDS encoding RidA family protein: MTIIESSDLPAANGHYSQCIVFNKVLYVSGQLPVDPISKTVPATIEAQTDLVLSKVDTILTSVGVSRNEVIQARIYLDDIALWDRVNERYKVFFGDHKPVRCIVPVKTLHYGCLIEVEITAQAEK; this comes from the coding sequence ATGACAATTATCGAGTCTTCAGATCTGCCAGCCGCGAATGGCCATTACTCCCAGTGCATTGTTTTCAACAAGGTTCTCTACGTTTCCGGTCAGCTTCCGGTCGATCCGATCAGCAAAACCGTCCCGGCAACCATCGAAGCCCAGACTGACTTGGTACTCAGCAAAGTAGATACGATTCTGACAAGCGTGGGAGTCAGCCGGAACGAGGTAATTCAGGCGCGGATCTACCTTGACGACATTGCGCTGTGGGATCGGGTCAACGAACGGTATAAAGTCTTTTTCGGCGATCACAAGCCCGTTCGCTGCATCGTTCCCGTCAAGACACTTCATTATGGCTGCCTGATTGAGGTCGAAATAACGGCGCAGGCCGAAAAATAA
- a CDS encoding sterol desaturase family protein, with translation MEEIKAFLSNWSLFGAEPISYETINSISENAPNIIVWAVPVMLLLTALEMGISYWQEHDHYDKDETIGSTLVGIGNLIISAGIKVGMIYLLVYVYNLIPWRMELQWWTLIPCYIIYDLGSYWAHRVSHESRFFWATHVVHHSAEHYNLTVSYRLSWIQYIKVIFFVPVMLMGFHPVIFFVTNQLATLFQFLQHTEYIRRMPPIIEYIFATPSNHRVHHGSQEDYIDKNFGATFIFWDRIFDTYTPEKEKVIYGITTNIENKANPLHINFHELSDIVRDVKEANTLRQKWFMAFGSPIKVDKIKKEVAMQKAQRLEAEQAVAA, from the coding sequence ATGGAGGAAATTAAAGCATTCTTATCCAATTGGTCGCTCTTTGGCGCCGAACCAATCTCATACGAAACAATCAACTCGATTAGTGAGAATGCCCCGAACATTATCGTCTGGGCTGTACCGGTCATGTTGCTGCTTACCGCCCTGGAAATGGGCATATCTTACTGGCAGGAGCACGATCATTACGATAAGGACGAAACCATCGGGTCAACGCTTGTGGGAATTGGTAACCTTATCATTTCAGCGGGCATCAAAGTAGGCATGATCTATCTGCTGGTGTACGTGTACAACTTGATTCCCTGGCGGATGGAATTGCAGTGGTGGACGCTGATTCCCTGCTACATCATTTATGACCTGGGAAGTTACTGGGCGCACCGCGTTTCGCACGAGTCCCGCTTTTTCTGGGCGACGCATGTTGTTCACCACTCTGCCGAGCATTACAATCTGACCGTATCGTACCGGCTGAGCTGGATTCAGTATATCAAGGTAATTTTCTTTGTGCCGGTCATGCTGATGGGTTTTCACCCGGTCATTTTCTTTGTGACGAACCAGCTGGCTACGTTGTTCCAGTTTCTGCAGCATACGGAATACATCCGGCGGATGCCCCCCATTATTGAGTACATTTTCGCTACTCCGTCGAATCACCGCGTTCACCACGGCTCGCAGGAAGACTACATTGATAAAAACTTCGGTGCTACGTTCATTTTCTGGGATCGGATTTTCGATACGTACACACCCGAAAAGGAAAAAGTTATTTACGGCATCACGACCAATATTGAAAACAAAGCCAACCCGCTGCACATCAATTTCCACGAACTGAGCGATATCGTTCGCGACGTTAAGGAAGCGAATACGCTGCGGCAGAAATGGTTCATGGCATTTGGTAGCCCGATCAAGGTCGACAAAATCAAGAAGGAGGTAGCCATGCAAAAAGCTCAGCGCCTTGAAGCAGAACAGGCCGTTGCGGCCTAG
- a CDS encoding carboxylate-amine ligase has product MALQKEDFTLGVEEEFQIIKPDSRALRSHAEAILPEAQAAVGDQVTQELYLSMIEIGTPVCQSLADVRKELRRLRGEVITAADKDGCQIAAAGTHPFSHWNKQRLTPKERYTDMADDYQQLTREQLIFGCHVHVGIPNREVAIQVMNRVRPWLASMLALTTNSPFWLGADTGYASYRTEIWGRWPMSGNPHVFASRAEYDSLIEELVAVGGITDASKIYWDVRPSMHYETLEFRVTDVCLTIDEAVMVAGLARGLARTCALEAERYVAINHVRPEILRAAKWQAARFGLTGDLMDLQEKRLVPARVLIEKLLAYIRPALEEYNEWETVAQLVRKVMDTGTGAERQRAVYEKTNSYESVVDFIVTETAK; this is encoded by the coding sequence GTGGCGCTGCAAAAAGAAGATTTTACCCTGGGCGTTGAAGAGGAATTCCAGATTATCAAACCCGACTCGCGCGCGCTCCGGTCTCACGCGGAGGCAATTCTGCCCGAAGCCCAGGCTGCCGTCGGCGATCAGGTAACGCAGGAACTATACCTGTCGATGATCGAAATCGGCACACCTGTCTGCCAGTCACTCGCCGACGTCCGGAAGGAACTTCGTCGGCTGCGGGGCGAGGTTATTACGGCCGCTGACAAAGATGGCTGTCAGATAGCAGCCGCGGGTACCCATCCTTTTTCCCACTGGAACAAACAGCGCCTGACACCCAAAGAACGGTATACAGACATGGCCGATGACTACCAGCAGCTCACTCGCGAGCAGCTGATCTTTGGTTGCCATGTACACGTCGGTATTCCCAATCGGGAGGTAGCCATTCAGGTAATGAATCGGGTTCGACCCTGGCTGGCATCAATGCTGGCGCTGACCACTAATTCACCCTTCTGGTTGGGTGCCGACACAGGTTACGCCAGCTACCGGACCGAAATCTGGGGCCGCTGGCCCATGTCGGGCAACCCGCACGTATTCGCCAGCCGCGCCGAGTACGACAGTCTGATTGAGGAATTGGTTGCCGTAGGCGGCATTACCGATGCGTCGAAGATCTATTGGGACGTACGCCCGTCCATGCATTACGAGACGCTGGAATTCCGCGTAACGGATGTTTGCCTGACGATTGATGAAGCGGTAATGGTAGCCGGTCTCGCTCGCGGCCTCGCCCGGACCTGCGCCCTGGAAGCCGAGCGTTACGTAGCTATTAACCACGTACGACCCGAAATTCTACGGGCCGCCAAGTGGCAGGCAGCCCGGTTTGGTCTGACGGGCGACCTGATGGATTTACAGGAGAAACGCCTGGTTCCCGCCCGCGTGCTGATCGAGAAATTACTGGCCTACATCCGGCCCGCGCTGGAGGAATACAACGAGTGGGAAACGGTAGCACAACTCGTCCGGAAGGTCATGGATACGGGTACCGGTGCCGAACGGCAACGAGCCGTTTACGAAAAGACGAACAGTTACGAGAGCGTAGTTGATTTCATTGTTACCGAAACGGCAAAGTGA
- a CDS encoding Gfo/Idh/MocA family protein — MKNNQNQETDKHSGNESRRSFLKAVGIAGTAAAAAPAALAKSSSVPTTQYLNLIKSHSSTVANDKVQLALVGTGGMGMGDMQTALMVDGVAIVGACDLYDGRLRRAKELWGDSLTTTRDYRELIDRKDVDAIINATTDHWHEKISSDAMRKGKHVYCEKPMVQKVEDGHTLIKVAKDTGKVFQVGSQFGSSIIVAKARELLKAGEIGELVFAEAQYDRHSAMGAWQYSIPPDASPQTVDWDTYLGTAPKRAWDPLRFFRWRNYQDYGTGIAGDLYVHLLTSLHSITGSKGPNRVYSSGGTRYWKDGRDVPDIQLSIYDYPKTAEHPEFNLTTRSNFVDGGGGGYLVRIVGTEGDLSLGMDTLTMRKNKFPKAPGMSVDNFPKDQKELYVKAYNEKYPPHYEMEDPKEYKFSVPKGYQGDRYEHFVNFFESIRNKKPNVEDATFGLRACGPTQCGNISLFQKKVVNWDPINMKILNA; from the coding sequence ATGAAAAACAATCAAAATCAGGAGACTGACAAGCATTCGGGTAACGAATCTCGTCGGTCATTTTTGAAAGCAGTGGGTATTGCCGGCACAGCGGCTGCTGCGGCTCCGGCAGCACTCGCCAAATCCAGCAGCGTACCAACAACGCAGTATCTCAATCTTATTAAGAGCCATTCCAGTACGGTGGCTAACGACAAAGTGCAACTGGCGCTCGTGGGTACGGGCGGTATGGGAATGGGCGATATGCAGACGGCGCTTATGGTCGACGGTGTCGCTATCGTGGGGGCCTGCGACCTGTACGATGGTCGTCTGCGCCGGGCCAAAGAACTCTGGGGCGACTCGCTGACAACCACCCGCGACTATCGCGAACTGATCGACCGGAAAGACGTAGATGCCATCATTAACGCTACCACCGACCACTGGCACGAAAAAATATCGTCGGACGCCATGCGCAAGGGTAAGCACGTCTACTGTGAGAAGCCTATGGTGCAGAAAGTTGAGGATGGGCACACGCTGATTAAAGTTGCCAAAGACACGGGTAAAGTCTTTCAGGTAGGTAGCCAGTTCGGCAGTTCAATCATTGTCGCCAAAGCTCGGGAACTGCTGAAAGCAGGTGAGATCGGCGAACTGGTGTTTGCCGAAGCGCAGTACGACCGCCACAGCGCTATGGGAGCCTGGCAGTATTCGATTCCGCCCGATGCATCACCCCAGACGGTTGACTGGGATACGTATCTGGGAACAGCGCCGAAACGTGCCTGGGATCCGCTCCGGTTCTTCCGGTGGCGCAACTACCAGGACTATGGTACGGGTATTGCGGGCGACCTGTACGTTCACCTGCTTACCTCGCTCCATAGCATTACGGGCTCAAAAGGGCCTAACCGGGTTTATTCAAGCGGGGGCACTCGTTACTGGAAAGACGGGCGCGACGTACCCGATATTCAGCTGAGTATCTATGATTACCCGAAAACGGCCGAACATCCGGAATTTAACCTGACAACCCGTTCGAACTTCGTCGATGGGGGCGGTGGTGGTTATCTGGTTCGGATTGTGGGTACCGAAGGGGATCTGTCGCTGGGTATGGATACGCTGACGATGCGGAAAAACAAATTCCCGAAAGCACCCGGTATGTCGGTCGACAACTTCCCGAAAGACCAGAAAGAATTATACGTGAAAGCGTATAACGAAAAATATCCACCGCACTACGAGATGGAAGATCCGAAGGAGTATAAGTTCTCGGTGCCGAAGGGGTACCAGGGCGACCGCTACGAGCACTTCGTAAACTTCTTTGAATCAATTCGAAACAAGAAACCAAACGTGGAGGATGCTACGTTCGGCCTACGCGCCTGCGGACCAACGCAGTGTGGAAATATTAGCCTGTTCCAGAAGAAAGTAGTAAACTGGGATCCAATCAATATGAAGATCCTGAACGCGTAA
- a CDS encoding DUF983 domain-containing protein, giving the protein MSKPSQLHSILFNKCPRCDEGDFFVTKSAFSRRFDEMHDHCPHCGENLMPEPGFYWGSMFVSYAFYTVYILISFGIVVQLLHVDLDYYLIGLVPTLILLTPYFFRMARRAWLSIFISPAPTKTHLTTDTATTTGK; this is encoded by the coding sequence ATGTCCAAGCCTAGCCAACTCCATAGCATTCTGTTCAACAAATGTCCTCGCTGCGACGAGGGCGACTTCTTTGTTACGAAAAGTGCCTTTAGCCGTCGTTTCGACGAAATGCACGATCATTGCCCACACTGCGGAGAAAACCTGATGCCAGAACCTGGTTTCTACTGGGGCTCGATGTTCGTAAGCTACGCGTTTTATACCGTATACATTCTGATCTCGTTCGGCATCGTTGTCCAACTGCTGCATGTTGATCTGGACTATTACCTGATCGGATTAGTACCAACGTTGATTTTACTAACCCCTTACTTTTTCCGCATGGCGCGCCGGGCCTGGCTCTCTATTTTTATCAGCCCCGCCCCAACCAAAACACATCTAACGACAGATACGGCTACTACTACCGGTAAATAA
- a CDS encoding helix-turn-helix domain-containing protein, translating into MATQIPTYQLTSFPRHEPATLFYMARLERLVEEMKGIDKTHSHGFYLVMWISRGSGTHTIDFKTYTVAPNQLYFLTPGQVHSWELSADTRGYNLFFEANFFKSRFGNRLHQYPFFHSHQHLPLLETGSQSTLFSDLFPYAYEEYDRQQPNRTEVFLSFVHILLESANRLYEEQQISQDAHLYDRIRQYEDLLEQQFLTVREVSQYAEQMHLTPNYLNAICRKILGKTASQLWQERLLIEAQRLLTHTASSVKEIAFQLGFDDPSYFVRFFRKHTGDTPARFREQLGIDR; encoded by the coding sequence GTGGCGACTCAGATCCCGACGTACCAACTCACCTCCTTTCCCCGTCACGAACCGGCGACGCTGTTTTACATGGCCCGGCTGGAACGACTGGTCGAGGAGATGAAGGGGATCGACAAAACCCACTCGCACGGGTTTTATCTCGTCATGTGGATCAGCCGGGGGAGTGGTACGCACACGATTGATTTCAAAACGTACACGGTTGCGCCCAACCAGCTGTACTTTCTAACGCCGGGGCAGGTACACAGTTGGGAGCTATCGGCAGATACGAGAGGATACAATCTCTTTTTTGAAGCTAATTTCTTCAAGAGCCGCTTCGGGAACCGGCTGCATCAGTATCCGTTTTTCCACTCGCATCAGCATTTACCGCTACTGGAAACGGGCTCGCAGTCGACTCTGTTCAGCGATCTGTTTCCCTACGCCTATGAGGAGTATGACCGGCAGCAGCCGAATCGAACTGAGGTATTCCTGTCGTTCGTCCACATTCTGCTCGAATCGGCCAACCGGCTTTATGAGGAACAACAGATCAGCCAGGACGCCCATCTATACGACCGTATCCGGCAGTACGAAGACCTGCTCGAACAGCAATTTTTAACTGTTCGCGAGGTTAGTCAGTACGCTGAGCAGATGCACCTGACGCCTAACTACCTCAACGCCATTTGCCGCAAGATTCTCGGTAAAACAGCGAGTCAGCTCTGGCAGGAACGGCTGCTTATCGAAGCGCAGCGGTTGCTGACGCATACAGCTTCGTCGGTGAAGGAAATTGCGTTTCAGCTGGGTTTCGATGATCCGTCCTATTTCGTCCGCTTCTTCCGGAAACATACCGGCGATACGCCCGCTCGCTTCCGCGAACAACTTGGCATCGATCGTTGA
- a CDS encoding RluA family pseudouridine synthase — MSKTEQPRVRRGQRTDTDLTVSAPAELMAFLVEKLPHKNRSNIKSLLKNKQILVNGKVFTQFNHPLQPGQVVTVAGNRAPETTQYRGLTLLYEDPHLIVINKQSGLLSMASNKERDRTAYSILSDYIKKESPKNRLFIIHRLDRETSGVMMFAKSEKVQRLMQESWNDTIKERTYVAIVEGIPEPPAGTITSYLKESKALIVYSSQNPEHGQLAITNYTVQKTTEDGYALLELELETGRKNQIRVHMQDIEHPIVGDSKYGARSNPINRLGLHAQRLAFEHPITGEQMQFMAPLPKVFQTFFKQPE, encoded by the coding sequence ATGAGCAAAACTGAACAGCCCCGCGTACGCCGTGGGCAACGTACCGATACAGATTTAACCGTTTCGGCTCCAGCCGAATTAATGGCGTTTCTTGTCGAGAAGCTGCCGCATAAAAACCGGAGCAACATCAAGTCGCTGCTGAAGAATAAGCAGATTCTGGTGAACGGCAAGGTATTTACGCAATTTAATCACCCGCTTCAACCCGGACAGGTCGTTACCGTAGCGGGCAACCGCGCACCCGAAACTACCCAGTACCGGGGCCTGACGCTGCTGTACGAAGATCCACATCTGATTGTTATTAACAAGCAGTCGGGCCTGCTGTCGATGGCCAGCAATAAAGAGCGCGACCGTACGGCCTACAGCATTCTGAGCGATTACATCAAAAAGGAAAGCCCCAAGAACCGTCTGTTCATCATCCACCGGCTCGACCGCGAGACGTCGGGTGTTATGATGTTCGCAAAATCGGAAAAGGTGCAGCGGCTGATGCAGGAGTCCTGGAACGACACCATCAAAGAACGAACCTACGTCGCCATTGTGGAAGGTATTCCCGAGCCCCCAGCGGGCACGATTACGTCGTACCTGAAAGAAAGCAAGGCCCTGATTGTTTACTCCAGCCAGAATCCTGAGCACGGCCAGCTGGCTATCACCAATTATACGGTACAGAAAACAACCGAAGACGGATACGCACTCCTGGAGCTGGAACTGGAAACGGGCCGCAAAAACCAGATCCGGGTGCACATGCAGGACATTGAGCACCCCATCGTGGGCGACTCCAAATACGGCGCCAGAAGTAATCCTATTAACCGCCTGGGCCTGCACGCCCAACGACTTGCCTTTGAGCATCCGATTACCGGCGAACAAATGCAGTTTATGGCTCCGCTGCCCAAAGTGTTCCAGACTTTTTTCAAACAGCCGGAATAA
- a CDS encoding LytR/AlgR family response regulator transcription factor gives MNVLIIEDENLTAKRLEGLLHKYDATIKVLARIPSVAEAVAWFNAPDHPTVDLVFMDIHLEDDLGFSIFEKANLKTPVVFTTAYDEYMIQAFKVNSIDYLLKPINYGDLVAAIEKYKSLKQQFGQSSNHDLETLLQLIGKPKNTDYKDRFMITVGTKIRSIDTNDIAYFYLQEKVVFLVTNDGTHLPVDYSLDKLTQLLNPRQFFRISRQFLVSLPAIQTIHTFSAGKLKLDMHPKARQDVFVSGDRITEFKEWLGK, from the coding sequence ATGAATGTACTTATTATAGAAGACGAAAACCTGACGGCCAAACGCCTGGAAGGTTTGCTTCACAAATACGACGCTACGATCAAAGTACTGGCTCGAATTCCGTCAGTGGCCGAAGCCGTTGCCTGGTTCAATGCACCCGATCATCCAACCGTCGATCTGGTTTTCATGGATATTCACCTGGAAGATGATCTGGGATTCAGCATTTTCGAAAAGGCCAATCTGAAAACGCCGGTTGTTTTTACGACGGCCTACGACGAGTACATGATTCAGGCGTTTAAGGTTAATAGCATCGATTACCTCCTCAAACCAATCAATTACGGCGATCTTGTTGCCGCTATCGAGAAATACAAATCGTTGAAACAGCAGTTTGGGCAGTCCAGTAATCATGATCTGGAAACCCTGCTGCAGCTGATCGGCAAGCCCAAGAACACCGATTACAAAGATCGGTTTATGATCACGGTCGGCACTAAAATCCGGAGCATCGACACGAACGACATTGCTTATTTTTACCTTCAGGAGAAGGTCGTTTTTCTGGTGACGAACGACGGTACGCACCTGCCGGTCGATTATAGCCTAGATAAACTGACCCAGTTGCTCAACCCACGCCAGTTTTTCCGGATCAGTCGCCAGTTTCTGGTGTCGCTGCCCGCCATTCAGACGATTCATACCTTCTCGGCCGGAAAACTTAAGCTGGATATGCATCCCAAAGCTCGTCAGGACGTCTTCGTCAGTGGCGACCGGATCACCGAGTTCAAGGAGTGGCTGGGTAAGTAG
- a CDS encoding sensor histidine kinase has translation MTYRLSTQQKWQLALSVFVVYLPIRIYINTTEFNWALVTKSFPFWVLESVLSISFFFAWINVTEWLHRKVFRGFGEGFLIELKWPAQICILLIASGLAVGFNLGFYNAWRALDSTLEQRFGYYRDMDSSRRKAVPPPEVAEERKRRNRQRSRANNGLTVIAMLSVFYLSANRRAERRLEDIQLRAERLEKESAQAQFAALKSQVNPHFLFNSLSILSSLVYVDAELSEKFIDQLSRAYRYILEQKDNDRILLKTELEFIQAYRFLLNIRFEDKFDVIVDISEADQSRYSIAPLTLQLLVENAVKHNRMSVKEPLQIYIELNGDDLLVRNNLQTRPQPDISTGVGLKNIINRYALLTTRPVWVGESDSQFIVKIPLL, from the coding sequence ATGACGTACCGTTTGTCGACTCAGCAGAAGTGGCAACTTGCGCTGAGCGTTTTTGTGGTTTATCTGCCGATTCGTATTTATATCAATACGACGGAATTTAACTGGGCGCTGGTGACCAAGAGTTTTCCGTTCTGGGTGCTGGAATCGGTATTGAGCATTAGCTTTTTTTTCGCCTGGATTAACGTAACAGAGTGGCTGCACCGCAAAGTATTCCGGGGCTTCGGCGAAGGGTTTTTGATTGAACTGAAATGGCCCGCCCAGATTTGCATTCTCCTGATTGCAAGCGGACTGGCTGTTGGTTTCAATCTAGGATTTTATAACGCCTGGCGGGCGCTGGATTCGACGCTGGAGCAGCGATTCGGCTATTACCGCGACATGGATAGCTCACGACGGAAAGCAGTACCGCCCCCCGAGGTAGCCGAAGAACGGAAACGCCGAAACCGGCAGCGTTCCCGCGCCAACAACGGACTCACGGTCATTGCCATGTTGTCCGTCTTTTATCTGTCGGCCAATCGCCGGGCCGAACGCCGACTCGAAGACATTCAACTCCGGGCCGAACGGCTGGAAAAAGAAAGTGCTCAGGCGCAGTTTGCTGCCCTAAAAAGCCAGGTCAATCCGCATTTTCTGTTTAATAGCCTTAGTATTCTGTCCTCGCTGGTATATGTAGATGCCGAGCTATCGGAGAAATTCATTGATCAGTTATCGCGGGCGTATCGTTACATTCTGGAACAGAAAGACAACGACCGGATTCTGCTGAAAACTGAACTGGAATTTATTCAGGCGTACCGCTTTTTGCTCAATATCCGCTTTGAGGATAAATTCGACGTCATTGTCGATATTTCCGAAGCGGACCAGAGCCGTTACAGCATTGCTCCACTGACGCTGCAGTTGCTGGTTGAAAACGCCGTCAAACATAATCGCATGTCGGTGAAAGAGCCCCTGCAGATTTATATTGAACTGAATGGCGATGATTTGCTTGTCCGCAATAACTTACAGACACGCCCCCAACCCGATATTTCGACGGGAGTGGGTCTGAAAAATATTATTAATCGCTATGCCCTGCTGACGACCCGGCCCGTTTGGGTGGGCGAAAGCGATAGTCAGTTTATCGTTAAAATACCGCTGCTGTAA